The Desulfarculaceae bacterium genome window below encodes:
- a CDS encoding sulfite exporter TauE/SafE family protein — protein sequence MDWLYMHMPIAGVDIFWPGLLLIGYAVGVIGGFFGMGGAWMVTPGLNILGFPMAFAIGTDIAHIAGKSMISTMRHSKFGNVDYKLGFIMLIGTMAGIELGAQIVMVLERVGKIGPVVRWVYVVFLALIALMVFYDYFKAVSSKTKSDDPSHTGATGGVNWAPALHKIHIPPMMHFKVAGIHCSMWLPVLVSFITGVLAGFLGIGGGLLRMPALVYFIGAPTHVAVGTDLFEVMISGLYGAFTYSLKGRIELVAVFVMLCGAAVGAQIGTVATKYANGYGIRLMFGCAVLACMVSIILKQFNIVAPATVIILGAISIICVYIMTIMFRGAANELRQKRMNGSAGSAA from the coding sequence ATGGATTGGCTATACATGCACATGCCCATCGCCGGAGTGGACATCTTCTGGCCCGGGCTGTTGTTGATCGGCTACGCGGTGGGGGTGATCGGTGGCTTCTTCGGCATGGGCGGAGCCTGGATGGTTACCCCGGGGCTCAACATCCTGGGTTTCCCCATGGCCTTCGCCATCGGCACCGACATCGCCCACATCGCGGGCAAGTCGATGATCTCGACCATGCGGCATTCCAAGTTCGGCAATGTCGACTACAAACTGGGATTCATCATGCTCATCGGCACCATGGCCGGCATCGAGCTGGGCGCCCAGATCGTCATGGTCCTGGAGCGCGTGGGCAAGATCGGGCCCGTGGTGCGCTGGGTGTACGTGGTGTTCCTGGCGCTCATCGCCCTGATGGTCTTCTACGACTACTTCAAGGCGGTGAGCAGCAAGACCAAGAGCGACGACCCCAGCCACACCGGCGCCACCGGCGGGGTGAACTGGGCCCCGGCCCTGCACAAGATCCACATCCCGCCCATGATGCACTTCAAGGTGGCGGGCATCCACTGCTCCATGTGGCTGCCGGTGCTGGTGAGCTTCATCACCGGCGTGCTGGCCGGCTTCCTGGGCATCGGCGGCGGACTGCTGCGTATGCCCGCCCTGGTCTACTTCATCGGCGCGCCCACCCACGTGGCGGTGGGCACCGACCTGTTCGAGGTGATGATCAGCGGCCTGTACGGAGCCTTCACCTACAGCCTCAAGGGGCGCATCGAGCTGGTGGCGGTGTTCGTCATGCTCTGCGGCGCGGCGGTGGGGGCCCAGATCGGCACCGTGGCCACCAAGTACGCCAACGGCTACGGCATCCGCCTGATGTTCGGCTGCGCGGTGCTGGCCTGCATGGTCTCCATCATCCTCAAGCAGTTCAACATCGTCGCTCCGGCCACGGTCATCATCCTGGGCGCCATCAGCATCATCTGCGTCTACATCATGACCATCATGTTCCGGGGCGCGGCCAATGAGCTGCGTCAAAAGCGCATGAACGGCTCAGCCGGTTCGGCGGCCTAG
- a CDS encoding CBS and ACT domain-containing protein, which produces MLVANWMSTRLVSVDPSESLPQANKLMMQHGIRRLPVIDKKGRLVGILTDRDIKQAWASDATTLEVHELAYLLSRISVKDVMTPDPVTVTPEDTIEEASTIMLEKKISGLPVMEGGKVLAMLTQSDIFRALVLLTGVTKGGILFAFNLPDEAGSIKRVGDVIRSYGGRMVSILSTSDRVAEGLRQVYIRMSSVDRGRLEALRKELSTGGELLYILDSRDGRKELIMGAPSQAA; this is translated from the coding sequence ATGTTGGTCGCCAACTGGATGAGCACCCGCCTGGTGAGCGTGGACCCCTCCGAGTCCCTGCCCCAGGCCAACAAACTGATGATGCAACACGGCATCCGCCGCTTGCCGGTGATCGACAAGAAGGGACGCCTGGTGGGCATCCTCACCGACCGCGACATCAAGCAGGCCTGGGCCTCGGACGCCACCACCTTGGAGGTGCACGAGCTGGCCTATCTGCTCAGCCGCATTTCGGTAAAGGATGTGATGACTCCCGACCCGGTGACCGTGACCCCCGAGGACACCATCGAGGAGGCGTCCACCATCATGCTGGAGAAGAAGATCTCGGGCCTGCCGGTGATGGAAGGCGGCAAGGTGCTGGCCATGCTCACCCAGTCCGACATCTTTAGGGCCCTGGTGCTCCTCACCGGCGTGACCAAGGGCGGCATCCTCTTCGCCTTCAACCTGCCCGACGAAGCCGGCTCCATCAAGCGGGTGGGCGACGTCATTCGCTCCTACGGCGGCCGCATGGTGAGCATCCTCTCCACCAGCGACCGCGTGGCCGAGGGACTTCGCCAGGTCTACATCCGTATGAGCTCGGTGGACCGGGGCCGCCTGGAGGCCCTGCGCAAGGAGCTGTCCACCGGCGGCGAGCTGCTCTACATCCTGGACAGCCGCGACGGCCGCAAGGAACTCATAATGGGCGCGCCCTCCCAGGCCGCCTAA
- a CDS encoding universal stress protein produces the protein MSQAIPKVLVAVDGSKRALATARYAARTLRPGAVRLVAFSVLDVMPRSYWDLHNDPAYAFRLKGVKAWALEREVELNASMDKVLAAFRKEGHAADMISAKVQPRKSGVAGDVMAEAAGGYHTVIIGRRGVGAVRGILLGSVALKLAGNLVGAPLWVVGKDAKPPRVLVALDGSSNSLRAVDYLSSLCGGQPLQITLMHILREQHLVFPKQGSSREAAQRVLSKGLRLLTAAGFNSREVHQEIIEGAPSRAAAIVEAARRGGFKTIVMGRKGLSDNSQFSLGRVTAKVLGASRGLAVWIIP, from the coding sequence ATGTCGCAAGCGATTCCCAAGGTCCTGGTGGCGGTGGACGGCTCCAAGCGGGCCCTGGCCACGGCGCGATACGCGGCCCGCACCCTGCGGCCCGGCGCGGTTCGCCTGGTGGCATTCAGCGTGCTGGACGTGATGCCCCGGTCCTATTGGGACCTGCACAACGATCCGGCCTATGCCTTCCGGCTCAAGGGCGTGAAGGCCTGGGCCCTGGAGCGCGAGGTGGAGCTGAACGCCTCCATGGACAAGGTGCTCGCCGCCTTCCGCAAGGAGGGACACGCCGCCGACATGATCTCGGCCAAGGTGCAGCCGCGCAAGAGCGGGGTGGCCGGCGACGTGATGGCCGAAGCGGCCGGCGGCTACCATACCGTGATCATCGGCCGCCGGGGAGTGGGCGCGGTGCGGGGCATCCTCCTGGGCAGTGTGGCCCTCAAGCTGGCCGGCAACCTGGTGGGCGCTCCCCTGTGGGTGGTGGGCAAGGACGCCAAGCCGCCCCGGGTGCTGGTGGCCCTGGACGGCTCGTCCAACTCGCTCCGGGCGGTGGACTATCTCTCGTCCCTGTGCGGCGGGCAGCCCTTGCAGATCACCCTCATGCACATCCTGCGCGAGCAGCACCTGGTTTTCCCCAAGCAAGGGAGCAGCCGGGAGGCGGCCCAGCGCGTGCTCTCCAAGGGCCTGCGCCTGCTCACCGCGGCGGGCTTCAACTCCCGCGAGGTGCACCAGGAGATTATCGAGGGCGCCCCCAGCCGGGCGGCGGCCATCGTGGAGGCCGCCCGCCGGGGCGGCTTCAAGACCATCGTCATGGGCCGCAAGGGCCTGAGCGACAACAGCCAGTTCAGCCTGGGGCGGGTGACCGCCAAGGTGCTGGGCGCCTCGCGCGGCTTGGCGGTGTGGATCATTCCCTAA
- a CDS encoding NADH:flavin oxidoreductase yields the protein MNATADPGPLGQPLALGGPVAPNRLLRSATMENMASPDGMAGEALALLYAELARGGVGTIITGATAVSRAGRAWAGQMGAWDDAQIPGLASVAEAIHAQGTGALCAVQLHHAGSAAAGYSYGSLEHGFDLNRIAEDEIRELAREFGRAAARVRAAGFDAAAVHGAHGYLVSQFFTPAINKRTDAWGGSRENRGRFPLLVLAEIRRAAGEDFPVFWKMNCDDFLPEGAGQEDYAWLAGELAQGGAGLIEISGGIKDQIKLRARLKRQVGEAEAYFLPALAAFRAAVGGVPLAITGGLRTRAAMEGVLASGSDLAGLCRPLVSEPDLPQRLLGDAGDAAARCIDCNQCLLAIAEKPLACFNFAD from the coding sequence ATGAATGCGACCGCCGACCCCGGCCCTCTGGGGCAACCCCTAGCTCTGGGCGGCCCGGTCGCTCCCAACCGGCTGCTGCGCTCGGCCACCATGGAAAACATGGCCTCCCCCGACGGTATGGCGGGGGAGGCCCTCGCCTTGCTCTACGCCGAATTGGCGCGGGGAGGGGTGGGCACCATCATCACCGGGGCCACGGCGGTTAGCCGGGCGGGCCGGGCCTGGGCCGGCCAGATGGGGGCCTGGGACGACGCCCAGATCCCCGGCCTGGCATCGGTGGCCGAGGCCATCCACGCCCAGGGCACCGGCGCCCTTTGCGCGGTGCAGCTGCACCATGCGGGCTCGGCCGCGGCGGGCTATTCCTACGGCAGCCTGGAGCATGGCTTCGATTTGAACCGCATCGCCGAGGACGAGATCCGAGAGCTGGCCCGCGAGTTCGGACGCGCCGCCGCCCGGGTGCGCGCGGCCGGTTTCGACGCCGCGGCGGTGCACGGGGCCCACGGCTATCTGGTGAGCCAGTTCTTCACCCCGGCCATCAATAAGCGCACCGACGCCTGGGGCGGCAGCCGCGAGAACCGGGGCCGCTTCCCCTTGCTGGTGCTGGCGGAGATACGCCGCGCGGCCGGGGAGGACTTTCCGGTGTTCTGGAAGATGAACTGCGACGATTTCCTGCCCGAGGGCGCGGGGCAGGAGGACTACGCCTGGTTGGCGGGCGAGTTGGCCCAAGGCGGGGCCGGGCTCATCGAGATAAGCGGCGGCATAAAGGACCAGATCAAGCTGCGGGCGCGCTTGAAGCGCCAGGTGGGCGAGGCGGAGGCTTACTTCCTGCCCGCCCTGGCCGCCTTCCGCGCGGCGGTGGGCGGGGTGCCTTTGGCCATCACCGGGGGACTGCGCACCCGCGCGGCCATGGAGGGCGTGCTGGCCTCGGGCTCGGACCTGGCCGGCCTGTGCCGCCCCCTGGTCAGCGAGCCGGACCTGCCTCAAAGGCTGTTGGGCGACGCGGGGGATGCGGCCGCCCGCTGCATTGACTGCAACCAGTGCCTCCTGGCCATCGCCGAGAAGCCCCTGGCCTGCTTCAACTTCGCGGACTGA
- a CDS encoding ATP-grasp domain-containing protein, whose product MIKKLLIANRGEIVPRIIRTAKEMGIATVAVHSEADTGAPFTQAADEAVLIGPANPAQSYLNIEAVIEAAKKSGADSVHPGYGFLSERGAFAQAVVDAGLTWVGPPPEVLKAISSKCYTRQLAVEVGAAVTPGTLEPVQGPEEVVAFGEEHGYPLFLKLDKGGGGKGIEMVSEPGQAAEVFKRACSIGAMAFGSPDCYIETVVAQPRHIEVQFIADQAGRVVCLGERECSIQRRHQKIIEEALSPVITPTDREKMFASAVAIVKKMGYVGAGTLEGLRAAGGEYYFMEVNARLQVEHPVSEYLTGVDIVRCQLEIASGEALGLSQEDISFKGHAIEARVYAEDPDTFFPSPGTIEKVVLPELSENLRVDHALADGCVVPPYYDPMLAKVVAWDQNRPAAIRRLIQALKDFQIQGVKTSIPANLRILEHPAFQEGDMDTGFIEKHWS is encoded by the coding sequence ATGATCAAAAAACTACTCATAGCCAACCGGGGCGAGATCGTGCCCCGCATTATCCGCACGGCCAAGGAGATGGGCATCGCCACCGTGGCGGTGCACTCCGAGGCCGACACGGGCGCGCCCTTCACTCAGGCCGCCGACGAGGCGGTGCTCATCGGACCGGCCAACCCGGCCCAGAGCTATCTGAACATCGAGGCGGTGATCGAGGCGGCCAAGAAGAGCGGGGCCGACTCGGTGCATCCGGGCTACGGCTTCCTCTCCGAGCGCGGGGCCTTTGCCCAGGCGGTGGTCGACGCCGGGCTCACCTGGGTGGGCCCCCCCCCCGAGGTGCTCAAGGCCATCAGCTCCAAGTGCTACACCCGCCAGCTGGCGGTGGAGGTGGGCGCCGCGGTCACCCCCGGCACCCTGGAGCCGGTGCAAGGGCCCGAGGAGGTGGTGGCCTTTGGCGAGGAACACGGCTACCCCCTGTTCCTCAAGCTGGACAAGGGCGGCGGCGGCAAGGGCATCGAGATGGTCTCCGAGCCCGGCCAGGCGGCCGAGGTGTTCAAGCGGGCCTGCTCCATCGGGGCCATGGCCTTCGGCTCCCCGGACTGCTACATCGAGACGGTGGTGGCCCAACCGAGGCACATCGAGGTGCAGTTCATCGCCGACCAGGCGGGCCGGGTGGTGTGCCTGGGCGAGCGCGAGTGCTCCATCCAGCGCCGCCACCAGAAGATCATCGAGGAGGCGCTTTCCCCGGTGATCACGCCAACGGACCGCGAAAAGATGTTCGCCAGCGCGGTGGCCATCGTCAAGAAGATGGGTTACGTGGGCGCGGGCACCCTGGAGGGCCTGCGGGCGGCGGGCGGCGAATACTACTTCATGGAAGTGAACGCGCGGCTCCAGGTGGAGCATCCGGTGAGCGAGTACCTCACCGGGGTGGACATCGTGCGTTGCCAGCTGGAGATCGCCTCGGGCGAGGCCCTGGGCCTGAGCCAGGAGGACATCTCCTTCAAGGGTCACGCCATCGAGGCGCGGGTGTATGCCGAGGACCCGGACACCTTCTTCCCCAGCCCGGGCACCATCGAGAAGGTGGTCTTGCCCGAGCTGAGCGAGAACCTCCGGGTGGACCACGCCCTGGCCGACGGCTGCGTGGTGCCGCCTTACTACGACCCCATGCTGGCCAAGGTGGTGGCCTGGGACCAGAACCGCCCGGCGGCCATCCGCCGTTTGATACAGGCGCTCAAGGACTTCCAGATCCAGGGCGTGAAAACCAGCATCCCGGCCAACTTGCGCATCCTGGAGCATCCCGCTTTCCAGGAAGGCGACATGGACACCGGGTTCATTGAAAAGCACTGGAGCTGA
- a CDS encoding biotin-dependent carboxyltransferase family protein, whose translation MLKIINGGIETLVEDWPGRLGYLGKGMSASGAFDNVSLGLANVLVGNPSGEAGLEITGGFFEAEFTDDHVIAITGTDMQPTINGQAVPMYESIKVGAGDKFKVLHIGPVGFRCYVAVAGGVDVPAYLGSKSTCIFGAYGGFDGRPLTPGDEVVFGAPSADLNALAGRKLAEGVVPELTNQWVLRAIPGPNTSPDYATEQGMELLFSRVSKIQHTSNRSAYRLEELPAEFFARTDGGVGGSHPSNIIDHAYAIRGALNICGNTPILLVADGPTLGGYMCALNVINADLWKVGQGAPGRDYIQFQLSSQDEAIAERAAQKKLLSEASLA comes from the coding sequence ATGCTGAAAATAATCAACGGCGGCATCGAGACTCTGGTGGAGGACTGGCCGGGACGCCTGGGCTATCTGGGCAAGGGCATGAGCGCCTCCGGGGCCTTTGACAACGTTTCCCTGGGCCTGGCCAACGTGCTGGTGGGCAACCCCTCCGGCGAGGCGGGCCTGGAGATCACCGGCGGCTTCTTCGAGGCCGAGTTCACTGACGACCACGTCATCGCCATCACCGGCACGGACATGCAGCCCACCATCAACGGGCAGGCCGTGCCCATGTACGAGTCGATCAAGGTGGGCGCGGGCGACAAGTTCAAGGTGTTGCACATCGGGCCGGTGGGCTTCCGCTGCTATGTGGCGGTGGCCGGCGGCGTGGACGTGCCCGCCTATCTGGGCAGCAAGTCCACCTGCATCTTCGGGGCCTACGGCGGCTTCGACGGCCGCCCCCTCACTCCGGGCGACGAGGTGGTCTTCGGCGCGCCTTCGGCCGACCTGAACGCCCTGGCCGGGCGCAAGCTGGCCGAGGGCGTGGTGCCCGAGCTGACCAACCAATGGGTGCTCCGGGCCATTCCCGGGCCCAACACCAGCCCGGACTACGCCACCGAACAGGGCATGGAGCTGCTGTTCAGCCGGGTCTCCAAGATCCAGCACACCTCCAACCGCTCGGCCTACCGCCTGGAGGAGCTGCCCGCCGAGTTCTTCGCGCGGACCGACGGCGGCGTGGGCGGCAGCCACCCCAGCAACATCATCGACCACGCCTACGCCATTCGCGGGGCGCTGAACATCTGCGGCAACACCCCCATCCTGCTGGTGGCCGACGGCCCCACCCTGGGCGGCTACATGTGCGCCCTCAACGTGATCAACGCCGACCTGTGGAAGGTGGGCCAGGGCGCGCCGGGCCGGGACTACATCCAGTTCCAACTTTCCAGCCAGGACGAGGCCATAGCCGAGCGGGCCGCCCAGAAGAAACTCCTTAGCGAAGCTTCCCTCGCCTAG
- a CDS encoding carboxyltransferase domain-containing protein: MSQGKFNVILDTMAETPSRLEVLFRQAGDGFLQVEYGREQRALLQDSFRMLAVNDIIMGKEVKGLIETVPGIRTNLLHFDPEQIGVEALIDVVKEAEDSLPSIDEVVLPSRLIHLPIAFEDSETKKSVARYLKEVRPDAPNCADGYNLEYMAMCNGLTVDECKQAVLKTDWFDSGGGFWPGGAFLWPMDPRYAIVVPKYNPPRTWTPEGAVGIGGPCVFTYTTPTGGGYQLFGRTIPVFQFSCKHPMFADGPFLYRNADRVRFHEVSEKEVVEIYGHVHDKTDYTYEIDEGEIKAKEYLEWFNSEEVQKGAAELKAKQAEGTKKAPRL, translated from the coding sequence ATGAGCCAAGGCAAATTCAACGTCATCCTGGACACCATGGCGGAAACGCCGTCGCGCCTGGAGGTGCTCTTCCGCCAGGCGGGGGACGGCTTCCTGCAGGTGGAGTACGGCCGCGAGCAGCGGGCCCTGTTGCAGGACTCCTTCCGCATGTTGGCGGTGAACGACATCATCATGGGCAAGGAGGTCAAGGGCCTCATCGAGACGGTGCCCGGCATCCGCACCAACCTGCTGCACTTCGACCCCGAGCAGATCGGGGTGGAGGCGCTCATCGACGTGGTCAAGGAGGCCGAGGACTCCCTGCCCAGCATCGACGAGGTGGTGCTGCCTTCCCGCCTGATCCACCTGCCCATCGCCTTTGAGGACTCCGAGACCAAAAAGTCGGTGGCCCGGTACCTGAAGGAGGTGCGCCCCGACGCGCCCAACTGCGCCGACGGCTACAACCTGGAATACATGGCCATGTGCAACGGGCTCACGGTTGACGAGTGCAAGCAGGCGGTGCTCAAGACCGACTGGTTCGATAGCGGCGGCGGCTTCTGGCCGGGCGGCGCCTTCCTGTGGCCCATGGACCCGCGCTACGCCATCGTGGTGCCCAAGTACAACCCCCCGCGCACCTGGACCCCCGAGGGCGCGGTGGGCATCGGCGGCCCCTGCGTGTTCACCTACACCACCCCCACCGGCGGCGGCTACCAGCTCTTCGGCCGCACCATCCCGGTGTTCCAGTTCTCTTGCAAGCACCCCATGTTCGCCGACGGCCCCTTCCTGTACCGCAACGCCGACCGGGTGCGCTTCCACGAGGTGAGCGAGAAGGAGGTGGTGGAGATCTACGGCCACGTGCACGACAAGACCGACTACACCTACGAGATCGACGAAGGTGAGATCAAGGCCAAGGAGTACCTGGAGTGGTTCAACTCCGAGGAGGTGCAAAAGGGCGCGGCCGAGCTGAAGGCCAAGCAGGCCGAAGGCACCAAGAAGGCCCCCAGGCTGTAG
- the gabT gene encoding 4-aminobutyrate--2-oxoglutarate transaminase → MSNIQQNAALGELRCREVPQGPFNATPFFTGKAKGAEVWDVEGKRYVDFVGGIGVVNVGHCNDKVVAAVQQQAANYMHTCFHIVMYEPYVELARRLNRLTPGDFAKKTVLVNSGAEAVENAVKAARYYTKRPAIIVAEGAFHGRTLLTMTMTSKVKPYKFGYGPYAPEVYRMPYAYCYRCPYNLTYPGCGVACAHALEDFFIEHVAAEQTAAVVLEPVLGEGGFVAPPPEYFKIIADICANNGILFVADEVQTGMCRTGTTFAMEQYGVEPDITTVAKSLAAGLPLAGAVGRAEIMEASHVGGLGGTYGGNPVACAAALAVLDFIEEVDLAAKARAIGERVRQRFTEMAERYPIIGDVRGLGAMMAMELVSDRQSKAPATEQTKKLTAWCQEHGLILLACGKYGNVIRTLMPLVISEEQLEEGLDIMDKGLAAISAG, encoded by the coding sequence GTGAGCAATATTCAGCAAAACGCCGCCCTGGGCGAGCTACGGTGCCGGGAAGTGCCCCAAGGGCCCTTCAACGCCACGCCGTTTTTCACCGGCAAGGCCAAGGGCGCCGAGGTGTGGGACGTCGAGGGCAAGCGCTACGTGGACTTCGTGGGCGGCATCGGCGTGGTCAACGTGGGCCACTGCAACGACAAGGTGGTGGCCGCGGTGCAACAGCAGGCGGCCAACTACATGCACACCTGCTTCCACATCGTGATGTACGAGCCCTACGTGGAGCTGGCCCGCCGCCTGAACCGCCTGACCCCGGGCGATTTCGCCAAGAAGACGGTGCTGGTCAACAGCGGGGCCGAGGCGGTGGAGAACGCGGTAAAGGCGGCGCGCTACTACACCAAGCGTCCGGCCATCATCGTGGCCGAGGGCGCCTTCCACGGCCGGACCCTGCTGACCATGACCATGACCAGCAAGGTCAAGCCCTACAAGTTCGGCTACGGGCCCTACGCGCCCGAGGTCTACCGCATGCCCTATGCCTACTGCTACCGCTGCCCCTACAACCTGACCTATCCGGGTTGCGGGGTGGCCTGCGCCCATGCCCTGGAGGACTTCTTCATCGAGCACGTGGCCGCCGAGCAGACCGCGGCGGTGGTGCTGGAGCCGGTCTTGGGCGAGGGCGGCTTCGTGGCGCCCCCGCCGGAGTACTTCAAGATCATCGCCGACATCTGCGCCAACAACGGCATACTCTTCGTGGCCGACGAGGTGCAGACCGGGATGTGCCGCACGGGCACCACCTTCGCCATGGAGCAGTACGGGGTGGAGCCGGACATCACCACCGTGGCCAAGTCCCTCGCCGCCGGGCTGCCCCTGGCGGGCGCGGTGGGCCGGGCCGAGATCATGGAGGCCTCCCACGTGGGCGGCCTGGGCGGCACCTACGGGGGCAACCCCGTGGCCTGCGCCGCGGCCCTGGCGGTCTTGGACTTCATCGAGGAGGTGGACCTGGCGGCCAAGGCCCGGGCCATCGGCGAGAGGGTGCGCCAGCGTTTCACCGAAATGGCCGAGCGCTACCCCATCATCGGCGACGTGCGCGGCCTGGGGGCCATGATGGCCATGGAGCTGGTGAGCGACCGCCAGAGCAAGGCCCCGGCCACCGAGCAGACCAAGAAGCTGACCGCCTGGTGCCAGGAGCACGGGCTGATCCTCCTGGCCTGCGGCAAGTACGGCAACGTAATCAGGACCCTCATGCCCCTGGTCATCAGCGAGGAGCAGCTGGAAGAGGGTCTGGACATAATGGACAAGGGATTGGCCGCCATCAGCGCGGGCTGA
- a CDS encoding LamB/YcsF family protein, with protein MNIDLNADMGESFGMYKLGDDAAFMQYITSANVACGFHAGDPSVMRQTVALAAERGVAVGAHPGLPDLQGFGRREMKLTPDEIYDNTMYQAGALKAFCEAAGTRLHHVKPHGSLYGMAHKDPEVARAICSAAKDLDPELYLYIMKVGVFAEAAQEMGLRTVYELYSDLSYDAQGNLVITRSHDAVDPEQGAARVVRMVTEGKVIATDGSEISITGSSVCVHGDTEGADVIITTLRRALEGAGCTLVAPQL; from the coding sequence ATGAACATCGACCTCAATGCCGACATGGGTGAATCCTTCGGCATGTACAAGCTCGGCGACGACGCCGCGTTCATGCAGTACATAACCAGCGCCAACGTGGCCTGCGGCTTCCACGCCGGCGATCCCTCGGTGATGCGCCAGACCGTGGCCCTGGCCGCGGAGCGCGGCGTGGCGGTGGGGGCCCATCCAGGCCTGCCGGACCTGCAAGGCTTCGGCCGGCGCGAGATGAAGCTGACCCCGGACGAGATCTACGACAACACCATGTACCAGGCCGGCGCGCTCAAGGCCTTCTGCGAGGCCGCCGGCACCCGCCTGCACCATGTGAAACCCCACGGCAGCCTCTACGGCATGGCCCACAAGGACCCCGAGGTGGCCCGGGCCATCTGCTCGGCGGCCAAGGACCTGGACCCGGAGTTGTACCTTTACATAATGAAGGTGGGGGTCTTCGCCGAGGCGGCCCAAGAGATGGGCTTGCGCACGGTGTACGAGCTCTACTCCGACCTGAGCTACGACGCCCAGGGCAACCTGGTGATCACCCGCTCCCACGACGCGGTGGACCCGGAGCAGGGCGCGGCCCGCGTGGTGCGCATGGTAACCGAGGGCAAGGTCATCGCCACCGACGGCAGCGAGATCTCCATTACCGGCAGCTCGGTGTGCGTGCACGGCGACACCGAGGGGGCCGACGTGATCATCACCACCCTGCGCCGGGCCCTGGAAGGGGCGGGCTGCACCCTGGTCGCGCCCCAGCTCTAG
- a CDS encoding ABC transporter permease, translating to MNWLKRLFIKVGVLPFLLVALVILFGLAEHRFLSLSNLLNVGRQTTYLAIVTAAQMLTILCAGFDLSVGSSVALTSIVSSMVMVSIVDPTTAIIVGILVGIGVATLVGLANGITIAVFRVSPFVVTLGMLSVAHGLALLVSSGVPIFNLPEQLNETLGHGTIWGFPVPVVVAVIIIAMIWLLLSRTRVGRYFYALGGNREAARLSGIAVRKYTALAYVLCGVLTGIAGIMLTARVASGEPNLGANLPLESIAAAVIGGVSLRGGEGSLIGAIFGAILIVLIRNGMDLMNISSYLQMVVMGCLLIFAVVMDQFRLSMKGR from the coding sequence TTGAACTGGCTAAAGCGACTATTCATCAAAGTCGGGGTCCTGCCATTCCTCTTGGTGGCCCTGGTCATCCTGTTCGGCCTGGCCGAGCACCGCTTTTTGTCTCTGTCCAACCTGCTCAACGTGGGGCGGCAGACGACCTACCTGGCCATCGTGACCGCGGCCCAGATGCTCACCATCCTCTGCGCGGGCTTCGACCTCTCGGTGGGCTCCTCGGTGGCCCTGACCTCCATCGTGTCCTCCATGGTCATGGTCTCCATCGTCGACCCCACCACGGCCATCATCGTGGGCATCCTGGTGGGCATCGGGGTGGCCACCCTGGTGGGCCTGGCCAACGGCATCACCATCGCGGTGTTTAGGGTCTCGCCCTTCGTGGTCACCTTGGGCATGCTCTCGGTGGCCCACGGCCTGGCCCTGTTGGTTAGTAGCGGCGTGCCCATCTTCAATCTGCCCGAGCAGCTCAATGAAACTCTGGGTCACGGGACCATCTGGGGCTTCCCGGTGCCGGTGGTGGTGGCGGTGATAATCATCGCCATGATCTGGCTTTTGCTTTCGCGCACCCGGGTGGGCCGGTATTTTTATGCCCTGGGCGGCAACCGCGAGGCGGCCCGCCTGTCGGGCATCGCGGTGCGCAAATACACCGCCCTGGCCTACGTGCTCTGCGGGGTGCTCACCGGCATCGCGGGCATCATGCTCACCGCGCGGGTGGCCTCGGGCGAGCCCAACCTGGGGGCCAACCTGCCCCTGGAATCCATAGCCGCGGCGGTCATCGGAGGGGTGAGCCTGCGCGGCGGGGAGGGCAGCCTCATCGGGGCCATCTTTGGAGCCATACTCATCGTGCTCATCCGCAACGGCATGGACCTGATGAACATCAGCTCCTACTTGCAGATGGTGGTGATGGGCTGCCTGCTCATCTTCGCGGTGGTCATGGACCAGTTCCGGCTCTCCATGAAGGGCCGTTAA